A window of the Helianthus annuus cultivar XRQ/B chromosome 4, HanXRQr2.0-SUNRISE, whole genome shotgun sequence genome harbors these coding sequences:
- the LOC110883518 gene encoding disease resistance protein RPV1-like: MGKNIVRRLHPDEPNKHSRLWIQEEIEDVLDNDLGSEAIRCISLKLTPDIVLEGLGNMKKLRCLIVDHRYGDKDRDDLVKIDEVLKKLKSIILRSSKVRTLDLGLTPNLVRLDLSFCDDLDLESLENLNVSSLHLKEFQNIILCHSNSNLQQLDFGGNDIENLPSSIGNLHKLVNLSFNGCRKLKSLPGSICSLQHLRVLNLGHSGIEELPEDIGQLECLEELNLTYSKIKHLPDSICKLKHLKTLILGSCEVCKLPENFGQIDSLKRLDLSCCNIRDIPPSICKLKHLNYLDLGDCSELEKLPENLGDLESLNRLSVTSTKIRDVPSSISKLKHLKKLYLCKCSELEKLPENLGDLESLKTLDLTSTKIRDVPSSICKLKHLTYLNLSNCSELEKLPENLGDLESLNTLLVMSTKIRDVPSSICKLKHLEYLDLSKCSGLEKLPQNLGDLESLNTLLVMSTKIRDVPSNICKLKHLEYLDLSN, encoded by the exons ATGGGCAAGAATATCGTACGTCGTTTACACCCAGATGAGCCCAACAAACACAGCAGATTATGGATCCAGGAAGAAATTGAAGATGTATTGGATAATGACTTG GGTTCTGAAGCGATAAGGTGTATAAGTCTAAAGCTCACCCCTGATATTGTTTTGGAAGGTCTTGGAAACATGAAGAAACTCAGATGCCTTATTGTAGATCATAGATATGGGGATAAGGATCGTGATGACCTTGTGAAGATTGATGAA GTTCTTAAGAAGCTCAAATCCATTATACTCAGATCCTCAAAGGTGAGGACCCTTGACCTTGGGTTGACTCCGAATCTTGTGAGGTTAGATCTTTCATTTTGTGATGATTTG GATTTGGAATCACTTGAGAATCTTAATGTAAGTAGCTTACATCTAAAGGAGTTCCAGAATATAATCCTGTGCCACTCCAACAGTAATCTGCAACAgcttgattttggtggtaatgaTATAGAAAACCTGCCTTCGTCAATTGGAAATCTTCATAAGCTTGTTAATCTATCATTCAATGGTTGCAGAAAACTCAAAAGTCTTCCAGGAAGCATTTGTAGTTTACAACATTTAAGAGTTCTTAACCTTGGACATAGTGGCATAGAGGAATTGCCTGAGGACATTGGCCAGTTGGAGTGTTTAGAAGAGCTAAATTTAACATATTCAAAAATTAAACATCTCCCGGATAGCATTTGTAAGTTGAAACATCTTAAAACTCTCATTCTAGGTAGTTGTGAAGTTTGTAAGTTACCCGAGAATTTTGGTCAAATAGATTCATTAAAAAGACTAGATCTAAGTTGTTGCAACATAAGAGATATTCCACCCAGTATCTGTAAGCTAAAGCATCTCAATTATCTTGACCTTGGTGATTGTTCTGAACttgagaaattaccagagaacCTAGGAGATTTAGAAAGTTTGAATAGACTAAGTGTAACATCAACCAAGATAAGAGATGTTCCATCCAGCATCTCTAAGCTAAAACATCTCAAAAAGCTTTACCTTTGTAAATGTTCTGAACTTGAGAAACTACCAGAGAACCTAGGAGATTTAGAAAGTTTGAAGACACTAGATCTAACATCAACCAAGATAAGAGATGTTCCATCCAGCATCTGTAAGCTAAAGCATCTCACTTATCTTAACCTTTCTAATTGTTCTGAACTTGAAAAACTACCCGAGAACCTAGGAGATTTAGAAAGTTTGAATACACTACTTGTAATGTCTACCAAGATAAGAGATGTTCCATCCAGCATCTGTAAGCTAAAGCATCTCGAATATCTTGACCTTTCTAAATGTTCTGGACTTGAGAAACTACCACAGAACCTAGGAGATTTAGAAAGTTTGAATACACTACTTGTAATGTCTACCAAGATAAGAGATGTTCCATCCAACATCTGTAAGCTAAAGCATCTCGAATATCTTGACCTTTCTAATTGA
- the LOC110883520 gene encoding disease resistance protein RPV1-like, with amino-acid sequence MAASSSTSFVKESYQYDVFLSFSGEDTRKNFVDHLYEALQRHGIHTFKDDKRLKQGKSINDQLLKSIEESKLFIIVFSKKYASSSWCLNELVKIMECQKLDDRIAYPVFYDVDPSDVRKQRGPVGEALAKHTNKEIGKWREALTEAANLSGWDLRNTADGHEAKVIKLIIEWISLELRPINVNLDDKLVGGGKTTLARAVFDRISVHFEAKSFVENVREVSNASLYGLLSLQRKIHSDLLNDQGNNVGSVHDGTNMLKTKMRGRKVLLVLDDVDHQEQLEALAGDLNWFKPGSRIIITTRDEQVLIAHRVKSIRDVTLLSNEEAIGLFCKHAFGKHLPIQEYKKESLQVVQYAAGLPLTNKVLGSFLCGKDKHEWIDALARLKRIPLKETCKIGIKL; translated from the exons ATGGCGGCGTCTTCTTCAACATCATTCGTTAAGGAGAGCTATCAATATGATGTGTTTTTGAGTTTTAGTGGTGAAGACACACGTAAGAACTTTGTGGATCACCTTTATGAGGCTCTTCAGCGACACGGTATTCACACTTTCAAGGACGACAAGCGACTCAAACAAGGAAAAAGCATCAATGATCAGCTTTTGAAATCTATTGAAGAGTCAAAGCTGTTCATCATAGTTTTTTCAAAGAAATATGCATCTTCGTCTTGGTGCTTAAATGAACTTGTAAAGATTATGGAATGCCAAAAGTTGGACGACCGGATTGCTTACCCTGTTTTTTACGATGTGGATCCGTCTGACGTTCGCAAACAACGTGGACCAGTCGGAGAAGCTCTTGCCAAACACACCAATAAAGAGATCGGGAAATGGAGAGAAGCTCTGACTGAAGCAGCCAATCTGTCCGGTTGGGATTTAAGGAACACTGCTGATGG GCATGAAGCCAAAGTGATCAAGTTAATAATTGAGTGGATCTCACTTGAGTTACGACCCATTAATGTGAACTTGGATGATAAATTAGTAG GTGGTGGTAAGACTACACTAGCCAGAGCTGTGTTTGATAGAATATCAGTTCACTTTGAAGCTAAAAGCTTTGTTGAGAATGTCAGGGAAGTTTCAAACGCGTCATTGTACGGTTTGTTGTCATTGCAAAGAAAGATCCATTCAGATTTGCTAAATGATCAAGGCAACAACGTAGGTAGTGTCCATGATGGGACAAACATGTTGAAAACAAAGATGCGTGGTAGAAAAGTCCTTTTGGTTTTAGATGATGTGGATCATCAAGAGCAACTTGAGGCATTAGCTGGTGATCTTAATTGGTTCAAGCCTGGAAGTAGAATTATCATTACAACAAGAGATGAGCAAGTCTTGATAGCACATAGAGTGAAATCGATTCGTGATGTTACCCTATTATCAAATGAGGAAGCGATTGGCCTCTTTTGTAAGCACGCATTTGGGAAACATCTTCCAATTCAAGAGTATAAAAAGGAATCACTACAAGTTGTACAGTATGCTGCTGGCCTACCATTAACAAACAAAGTTTTGGGTTCATTTTTGTGTGGTAAAGACAAGCATGAATGGATAGACGCATTAGCAAGACTCAAAAGAATTCCGTTGAAAGAGACTTGCAAAATTGGAATTAAGCTATGA